In Mangrovivirga cuniculi, the following proteins share a genomic window:
- the scpA gene encoding methylmalonyl-CoA mutase, whose product MRPDFTKTDIRETKKLYTQDSNGHEPWLSGEQIKIKSVYGKNDLDDINHLHYGAGKPPYLRGPYSSMYVTRPWTIRQYAGFSTAEESNAFYRRNLAAGQRGLSVAFDLATHRGYDSDHPRVKGDVGKAGVAIDSVLDMKVLFDQIPLDKMSVSMTMNGAVIPIMAFYIATAKEQGVSPEKLTGTIQNDILKEFMVRNTYIYPPEPSMRIIADIFEYTSKNMPKFNSISISGYHMQEAGATADIELAYTLADGLEYIRTGLKAGMDIDKFAPRLSFFWGIGMNHFMEVAKMRAARILWASIVKQFNPKNPKSMALRTHSQTSGWSLTEQDPYNNVARTCIEAMAAALGHTQSLHTNALDEAIALPTDFSARIARNTQLVLQEETGITNFVDPWAGSYYVEKLTKELIDKAWKHIEEIEELGGMAKAIETGLPKMRIEEAAARKQAGIDTGKEVIVGVNKYVSEEETELEILEIDNSAVMKSQLDRLDELRNNRNDEEVQEAMDAITKAAESGEGNLLELAVTAAEKRASLGEISYAMEKVFGRHKAESQSVSGVYGGESKENEAFNNAVKMSDEFAEAEGRRPRIMIAKMGQDGHDRGAKVIASAFADIGFDVDIGPLFQTPEEAAKQAAENDVHFIGASSLAGGHKTLIPDLINELQKIERDDIMVIAGGVIPQQDYQFLFDSGVSAVFGPGTVIPDAAVKIMKKYLEE is encoded by the coding sequence ATGAGACCTGATTTCACTAAAACGGATATAAGAGAAACAAAAAAATTATATACCCAGGATTCCAATGGACACGAGCCCTGGTTATCCGGAGAACAGATAAAGATCAAATCCGTATATGGAAAAAATGATCTTGACGACATTAATCACCTACATTACGGAGCGGGTAAACCTCCTTATTTAAGAGGACCTTACAGCTCCATGTACGTCACCAGGCCATGGACAATTAGGCAATATGCCGGATTTAGTACAGCAGAAGAATCCAATGCGTTTTACAGAAGAAACCTCGCTGCAGGTCAGCGTGGTTTGTCTGTAGCATTTGACCTGGCAACGCACAGAGGATATGACTCTGATCATCCGAGGGTAAAAGGAGATGTAGGTAAAGCCGGTGTAGCAATCGATTCGGTACTTGATATGAAAGTGCTGTTCGACCAGATTCCACTCGATAAAATGTCAGTTTCAATGACGATGAACGGGGCGGTTATTCCCATCATGGCATTTTATATCGCTACCGCAAAAGAGCAGGGTGTATCTCCTGAAAAATTAACAGGGACAATCCAGAATGACATCCTGAAGGAGTTCATGGTTCGAAACACCTACATTTATCCTCCCGAACCATCGATGCGGATCATCGCTGATATTTTCGAATATACTTCTAAGAATATGCCGAAGTTTAACTCGATCAGTATTAGCGGTTATCATATGCAGGAAGCAGGAGCTACTGCAGATATCGAATTAGCTTATACTCTGGCTGATGGTCTTGAATATATCCGTACAGGCCTCAAAGCCGGAATGGACATTGATAAGTTTGCACCAAGACTAAGTTTCTTCTGGGGAATTGGGATGAACCATTTCATGGAAGTAGCCAAAATGAGGGCAGCCAGAATTCTTTGGGCATCGATTGTTAAACAATTCAACCCAAAGAATCCGAAATCGATGGCTTTAAGAACCCATAGCCAGACCAGCGGATGGAGCTTAACGGAACAGGATCCTTATAATAATGTGGCCAGAACTTGTATCGAGGCAATGGCGGCAGCATTGGGACATACTCAGTCACTCCATACTAATGCACTGGATGAGGCGATTGCTCTGCCTACCGATTTTAGTGCTCGAATAGCAAGAAATACTCAGCTCGTTCTTCAGGAAGAAACGGGTATCACGAACTTTGTTGATCCATGGGCTGGTTCTTATTATGTTGAAAAGCTGACTAAGGAACTTATTGACAAAGCCTGGAAGCATATCGAAGAGATTGAAGAACTGGGCGGTATGGCAAAAGCTATTGAGACCGGACTGCCAAAAATGAGAATTGAAGAAGCGGCGGCCAGAAAACAAGCCGGTATTGATACAGGGAAAGAAGTAATCGTTGGTGTTAATAAATATGTTTCTGAAGAAGAAACTGAGCTTGAAATACTTGAGATCGATAATTCTGCGGTGATGAAATCTCAGTTAGATCGTCTCGATGAGCTTCGAAATAATAGAAATGATGAAGAAGTTCAGGAAGCAATGGATGCAATCACCAAAGCAGCTGAGAGCGGTGAAGGAAATTTACTGGAGCTGGCTGTCACCGCTGCAGAAAAGAGAGCTTCTTTAGGAGAAATATCTTATGCCATGGAAAAAGTATTTGGAAGACATAAAGCTGAAAGTCAATCTGTATCCGGAGTATACGGTGGCGAATCTAAAGAAAATGAAGCGTTTAATAATGCAGTTAAAATGTCTGATGAATTCGCTGAAGCTGAAGGACGCAGACCAAGGATCATGATTGCAAAAATGGGTCAGGACGGACACGACAGAGGTGCCAAAGTAATTGCTTCTGCCTTTGCCGACATCGGATTTGATGTGGATATCGGACCTTTATTCCAGACACCGGAAGAAGCTGCAAAACAGGCGGCAGAAAATGATGTGCATTTTATCGGTGCGAGTAGTTTGGCCGGTGGTCATAAGACTCTTATTCCTGATTTGATCAATGAACTTCAAAAGATCGAAAGAGATGATATCATGGTCATCGCCGGTGGAGTAATTCCTCAGCAGGATTATCAATTTTTATTCGACTCAGGCGTTTCGGCAGTCTTCGGACCAGGAACGGTAATTCCTGATGCAGCAGTAAAAATTATGAAAAAATACCTGGAAGAATAG
- a CDS encoding CHAT domain-containing protein, with the protein MRYFLILLTLSTFVFFNSEAQNSKLDKYISKINDEIVEGDYDKAQKFNEKLLKKSEKKYDTNNPYLVDHQLYKLKLNFYTGQPKELIKDFTKLTELINVLYKNDDPKGPYYILESAEVFSDYGDILLSDSLLNLAEKRITENNLQRTGSYLSLYRLIKIKNLTKKGQYNEVFDLFNDYNEFFGQRLFKAQSSKSENLTTVINHYSSWNNYYGLALARYGEIQKAFSHLTSTATFIRGKKGDDTQGYAENKFFTGMIANENGSFDVPEELIDAYHEFKGAEDSHFLKMHILRELALAYLYRGDEGGYRKYESRYEREARSYDESSIYNLHHQALNTGRKLTDSELSSVENTLNIILSSNSLPENYPGKLNWYYSLAEVAILKESTQNVESYLNEALELKKNIYGENSVEYHWSKIDLANFYVDFTAKIKLAGEIYENSYEKILKDQSTNQHTKVLNLLNHLATYYEVADEHQKAIQTLEEAKDATDKKFRGVEDDPARAVQLEYMASLQVKLADYGQARWNLNKALEILEENKKDTEYGIYYPKALLTKANLKTIEAEYDEAEELIEDVDKLIRKADIIMQSKFKSFSTEAEKAKIYLAIGEYDEALEIIHTQLADTRAKYGEDHFKMIVPNTQKAELEFIYGDYSTAEIFASRARNIALSFYGENTSKAIQPAKILAKLSTAIGDYESAEELTREVLETQIKYFGEEHIDVASSQAYLALLLNYQNKNEEEIEMLFKKAIATLGSKLGTKNPEFASVSKDQAVYYIKKKRYQEAMRLLNHAEDVYEDKIGRRNNVNLASILSLKGDWHYSKKEYSKSEDYYEDARKTLRKIFNEKHPEYVKNTAKLARSEYMQGNTKRAESYLQEALDNHLNYLTDYFPALSERAKTQYWNTIRDDFEFYHFLISKKDDPKDKELEQAYDYALVTKAILLNSGLKLRNRILNSGDEELIDMFETWRMSKELMAQAVSMSAERQTELGIDINDLSRQTEKLEKQLTSKSVLFLQEEDRNKITSNDVQKSLDDNETAIEMVRIRTFDQYFSDSVIYVSYILNDKEIKRVNLSRGNYMESKGHALYKNSIYFGIEDNESYDLYWKSVANQITDASKIYFSPDGVYNQINLESLSDDNGSYVFDESNIILVSNTKEIYQKRNNSEIENKNNKAEIIGSPLFYTSNDVRKKTIKALPGTKKEAEELNSLLSSKGWTTNTLTGIEASEERIKEIKNPKVFHVATHGFFNEGTDQGPDLQNPLYNPLLRSGLLLTGAGDLLAEHPANYNADNGVLTAFEAMNMDLDNTDLVVLSACETAGGDIKVGEGVYGLQRAFLVAGAETLVMSLFKVDDKVTSEFMITFYKQMLEGKDKREAFYAAKKEVKANYSQPKYWAPFVMIGM; encoded by the coding sequence ATGCGATATTTTTTAATTCTGCTTACTCTTTCAACATTTGTCTTTTTTAATTCAGAAGCTCAAAACTCGAAGCTTGACAAATACATTTCGAAAATCAATGACGAAATCGTTGAAGGTGATTATGATAAGGCTCAAAAATTCAATGAGAAACTGCTGAAAAAATCTGAAAAGAAATACGACACAAACAATCCGTACTTAGTTGATCATCAACTCTATAAACTCAAACTCAATTTTTACACAGGCCAGCCTAAAGAATTAATTAAGGACTTTACAAAGCTTACCGAATTGATCAATGTTCTCTATAAGAACGATGACCCAAAAGGACCCTACTATATCCTCGAATCAGCTGAGGTTTTTTCCGACTATGGAGATATCCTGTTATCAGATAGTCTTCTGAACCTGGCAGAAAAAAGAATAACTGAAAATAACCTTCAACGTACAGGTAGCTACCTTTCTCTCTACCGGCTTATTAAAATAAAAAATCTCACTAAAAAAGGTCAGTACAATGAAGTATTCGATCTGTTTAATGACTACAATGAATTTTTTGGACAACGTCTTTTTAAAGCTCAATCCTCAAAATCAGAAAATCTAACAACAGTTATTAACCATTATTCATCCTGGAATAACTATTATGGTCTGGCATTAGCGAGATACGGAGAAATTCAGAAAGCTTTTTCACACCTGACCTCTACCGCTACTTTTATCAGAGGCAAAAAGGGAGACGATACTCAGGGGTATGCCGAAAACAAATTTTTTACAGGGATGATTGCTAATGAAAATGGCAGCTTTGATGTTCCTGAAGAACTTATCGACGCCTATCATGAGTTCAAAGGAGCTGAAGACAGTCACTTTCTGAAAATGCATATCCTAAGGGAACTGGCACTTGCATATTTATACAGAGGTGACGAGGGCGGCTACCGGAAATATGAAAGCCGATACGAAAGAGAGGCCCGGTCATATGATGAGTCTTCAATTTATAACCTGCATCACCAGGCACTAAACACTGGAAGAAAATTAACAGACTCTGAACTTTCTTCAGTTGAAAACACCCTGAATATCATCCTAAGCTCGAATTCATTACCGGAGAATTATCCCGGAAAGTTAAACTGGTATTATTCTCTTGCTGAGGTTGCCATTTTAAAAGAAAGCACCCAAAATGTAGAGAGTTATCTTAACGAGGCTCTTGAGCTTAAAAAGAACATTTACGGAGAAAATTCTGTAGAATATCACTGGTCTAAAATCGACCTGGCAAATTTTTATGTTGATTTTACTGCAAAAATTAAATTAGCAGGGGAGATTTATGAAAATAGCTATGAAAAGATACTAAAAGATCAATCGACCAATCAGCATACTAAAGTTCTAAATTTACTGAATCACCTCGCCACATATTACGAGGTAGCTGATGAACATCAAAAGGCCATACAAACTTTGGAAGAAGCCAAAGATGCTACTGACAAAAAATTCAGAGGCGTTGAAGATGATCCTGCAAGAGCAGTTCAACTGGAATACATGGCTTCACTGCAAGTTAAATTAGCAGACTATGGCCAGGCCCGATGGAACCTCAATAAAGCATTAGAGATCCTGGAAGAAAATAAAAAAGATACAGAATACGGTATCTACTATCCAAAAGCTCTTTTAACAAAAGCCAATTTAAAAACCATCGAAGCCGAATATGACGAAGCTGAAGAACTTATCGAAGATGTAGATAAGCTGATCAGAAAAGCTGACATAATAATGCAGTCGAAATTTAAAAGCTTTAGCACGGAAGCCGAAAAAGCAAAGATCTATCTGGCTATCGGTGAATACGACGAGGCATTGGAAATTATCCACACTCAGCTCGCTGATACCAGAGCAAAATATGGTGAAGATCACTTTAAAATGATCGTTCCCAATACCCAAAAAGCAGAACTGGAGTTTATATATGGTGATTATTCAACCGCAGAAATATTTGCTTCAAGGGCCAGAAACATTGCACTATCTTTCTATGGAGAAAACACTTCTAAAGCGATTCAGCCAGCAAAAATACTGGCCAAACTAAGTACTGCTATTGGAGATTATGAAAGCGCGGAAGAGTTAACTCGTGAAGTGCTGGAAACACAGATAAAGTATTTTGGAGAGGAACATATAGATGTAGCATCTTCTCAGGCTTACCTGGCCTTACTACTGAATTACCAGAATAAGAATGAAGAAGAAATTGAGATGCTTTTTAAGAAAGCAATAGCTACTCTCGGCTCAAAATTAGGAACGAAGAACCCTGAGTTTGCTTCCGTATCAAAAGACCAGGCAGTCTATTATATCAAAAAGAAAAGATATCAGGAAGCGATGAGGCTTCTCAACCATGCCGAAGATGTTTATGAAGATAAAATCGGAAGAAGAAACAACGTGAACCTGGCGTCAATTCTTTCCCTTAAAGGTGACTGGCATTACAGTAAAAAGGAATATTCTAAATCGGAAGACTACTATGAGGATGCGAGAAAGACTCTCCGCAAGATCTTTAATGAAAAGCATCCTGAATATGTGAAAAACACAGCTAAGCTTGCCAGATCAGAATATATGCAGGGCAATACTAAACGAGCTGAATCATATCTCCAGGAAGCTCTGGATAATCACCTGAATTATCTCACCGATTACTTCCCCGCCCTTTCTGAGAGAGCCAAGACACAATACTGGAATACAATTCGAGATGATTTTGAATTCTATCACTTCCTGATCAGCAAAAAGGATGATCCAAAAGATAAGGAACTGGAGCAGGCGTATGATTACGCATTAGTTACTAAAGCCATTCTACTTAACTCAGGGCTTAAGTTGAGAAACCGAATTTTAAATTCCGGAGATGAAGAACTGATCGACATGTTTGAAACCTGGCGTATGTCTAAAGAATTGATGGCACAGGCAGTATCAATGAGTGCCGAAAGACAAACAGAACTCGGCATTGATATTAATGATCTTTCCAGACAAACAGAAAAGCTTGAAAAGCAACTTACCAGTAAGTCAGTATTATTCCTGCAAGAAGAAGATCGTAATAAAATCACCTCCAATGACGTACAAAAGAGTCTCGATGACAATGAAACAGCTATTGAGATGGTTCGAATCAGAACTTTTGATCAGTATTTCAGTGACAGCGTGATCTATGTCAGCTACATCCTAAATGATAAAGAGATCAAACGGGTGAACTTATCAAGAGGTAATTACATGGAATCGAAAGGCCATGCTCTATATAAGAATTCAATCTATTTCGGTATTGAAGATAATGAATCGTACGATCTATACTGGAAGTCAGTTGCTAATCAGATCACAGATGCTTCAAAAATCTACTTTTCACCAGATGGTGTCTATAACCAGATCAACCTGGAAAGTTTAAGTGATGATAACGGTAGCTATGTGTTTGATGAGTCCAACATTATACTGGTAAGTAATACCAAAGAAATCTACCAGAAAAGAAATAATAGTGAGATTGAGAACAAAAATAACAAAGCAGAAATCATCGGTTCACCATTGTTTTATACAAGCAATGATGTGCGAAAAAAAACGATAAAAGCATTGCCTGGAACGAAGAAAGAAGCTGAAGAACTCAATTCATTACTTTCATCAAAAGGCTGGACGACCAATACCCTGACAGGTATAGAGGCAAGTGAAGAACGAATTAAAGAAATCAAAAACCCGAAGGTATTTCACGTGGCGACCCATGGCTTCTTCAATGAAGGAACGGACCAGGGACCTGACCTGCAAAATCCTTTATACAACCCTCTTTTGCGTAGTGGATTGCTGCTTACCGGTGCAGGAGATTTATTAGCCGAACATCCGGCAAATTACAATGCGGATAATGGCGTGTTAACCGCTTTTGAAGCGATGAATATGGACCTTGACAATACTGATCTGGTAGTATTGAGTGCCTGTGAAACAGCAGGTGGAGATATCAAAGTTGGCGAGGGAGTTTATGGATTACAGCGAGCTTTTTTAGTAGCTGGAGCAGAAACACTGGTAATGAGTCTTTTTAAAGTAGACGACAAAGTAACCAGTGAGTTCATGATCACCTTTTACAAGCAGATGTTAGAAGGCAAAGACAAGAGAGAAGCCTTTTACGCAGCGAAGAAAGAAGTAAAAGCCAACTACTCCCAACCAAAATACTGGGCACCATTTGTTATGATTGGGATGTAA
- a CDS encoding REP-associated tyrosine transposase yields MGYSYVIKDQGAVHFVTFTVHQWINVFTKSEYVKILIDSLKHCQKAKGLEIYSWVIMSNHCHFILKAQNEDLSDIIRDFKKFTAKRIYSAIKGNMNEKRRDWLLSALNYKGNIWFWQRGYHGEEITTDNFYDVKANYIHMNPVKAGIVEKEEDYLLSSAGDFYGIRKGPIKLDYF; encoded by the coding sequence ATGGGGTATAGCTATGTTATTAAAGATCAAGGAGCTGTTCATTTTGTGACTTTTACAGTGCATCAATGGATAAATGTTTTTACAAAAAGTGAGTATGTGAAAATATTGATCGATAGCCTTAAGCATTGTCAAAAAGCAAAGGGACTAGAAATATATTCCTGGGTAATTATGAGTAATCATTGTCATTTTATTTTAAAAGCGCAAAATGAAGATTTGAGCGATATAATTCGCGACTTCAAAAAATTTACAGCTAAAAGAATTTATTCAGCGATTAAAGGTAATATGAATGAGAAAAGGCGAGATTGGCTACTATCTGCTTTGAACTATAAGGGGAACATATGGTTTTGGCAAAGAGGTTATCATGGTGAGGAGATCACGACTGACAATTTCTATGATGTGAAAGCCAACTATATTCATATGAATCCAGTTAAAGCGGGGATCGTTGAAAAGGAGGAAGATTATTTATTAAGTAGTGCTGGTGATTTTTATGGAATTCGTAAAGGTCCTATAAAATTAGATTATTTTTAA